DNA from Brassica napus cultivar Da-Ae chromosome C4, Da-Ae, whole genome shotgun sequence:
atcatCATGCAATAACCCAAGTCGCAAACACACACCATCAGAAAGTTAACTATATGAAATGAGTTTTCCAGCAAAGCATCATGCTCAGTAGAAACAACAGTATTGATACAAAAGGTAAGTACAACATGAGGAGAACAGATAGAGTATGCAATAACAATTAGAAAAATGGATGATTCTTGCTTCTACCAGCAAAATCCCCTTACACTCTCAGGCCAATCAAATATATCCAACAACCATAGAGATTACAAGAAAGGAAAGAAGTCACAATAAGAGGATGCAAAATAGCAAATACAATAACTAATCCAGAGTACATAGATCGGTAATAAGCTCATCAGAAAAGCTTGAGACTAACCAGGCTGACTTGTCTTCATCTTTGGTGCCTTGACTCTTAGAAAAGTAGAAGTAATCACAGAGAACAAATGTCACCGTTCTtctccagtttttttttttttaattttttttccacaaaACGTGTCCCTGCACGACAAGACAAACCCAAAAATTCAAACCTTCAATAGCGTAAACAGACCAACATATAAACAGGACCTTTATCCAAAGCTGTCATGATTATGCAGTCTTAGACAAAGCTTTTTGTGTTCGTGTTGTAACATTTTTAACCAACAACAAGTACCATTACAGAAgactaaacaaacaaacaaaaaaaaaagcagatccTAACTCTTAACACACAGTTTTCCAAAGTacacaattttcttttttttccttttcagaaTATAAAACGAAACAATTCTACTCAAAAGCAAAGCAATTTTCTTCAATCTCGACTAAAAGAAACACCAAATTCACAGGATTATAGATAAAATAGAGgaataaagatttaaaaaaaaaaacttaaccttTATGAATTCTTCGATGAGAGGGATGGTGGGGGCAAGGTAAGGTGATCTCTGAAAGTAAAAGCCGCAGAAGAAATACGCTAAACCAACGAAAACCCTAAACCGGCGACGATGAAGAAGAAAGTGTCTCCAAGGAGACGagctttataatatatatatataggtctcCGGCGAAGAAGCTTATAATTTGCGTGGACAAAAGGCTTGATTAATTTTGATCCTTTTATTacgaatattgatttttttattattcctctttttttttttcaactttgcCGGTTTGACCTACGCGGTTCAAGTATTAACCGACTTTTGTTGTTGACCAATAATAGGTGAAACGACATCGTTTAAAGATTCGGACTTGTAAGGGTTAGGCTCAAGCAGTCGCATGTTTACATTTGATACAGACAAAAGCTACTTTAGTACTTACACATTACacattactctctctctctgatacCTAAAACTCCTACAACCATCTGTTAGCAAAAAACCGCCgagggttgttgttgttgctgctgctacTTTTACATTGTGTTAGGAATTGGTTTTGATGTTCCCTTTTTTCACTTCGAGTCTTTGTAGGAATCAGCCTTTGTCTCTGCGACGCCTGTTTGATTGGTGTCTGGTGGTTCTTGCTCGTCCTTGTCCATGTTAACGCCTTCAAGTGTATGGAATGATAAAAGTTGGTCCTGCAAGAACCAAACCAATACTATAAACTTAGTTACTGTTTGGTTGATTGCCTCtaacttaatttctttttataccTTGAGTTGAGAGAGGTATTCTCAGAGGTGAGCTCTTCGCACTGGCTTCTCAGCTTGTTGATCTCTTCTCTGAGACTTGCGTTTTCTTCATTCAACACCTCCGCGCGTTGTGCAAGTTCATCACATTCGGCCTGAAACACACACAGAACCATGTCCATGATTTGCTCACATGGAGgtgatttaagttttgaaaagcGATACCTGTTTGCGTAACCTGGATCTTCGAGCAGACTCCCTATTAGACTGCTTCCGCCTCTGCCGAGACAAGCAGCTTTCAAGGTGCTAGTCACATGATACAAATGAAGGAGAAACAAAGAAATGATCATAAAACCAACCATCCTTCCCGTCGTGTTGTCCAGATCCAGAGTTCTACAAGGATTCAAAAGCAAATCAGAATcacaaatcataatataatcATAGCACTTATCAACCGCAACAAACcatgatattttttactaaaatatgaGTATAATGAAAAAGGCTGATTACATTTTGAGTGTTTGCATCACTTCCTTCACTTGAACCATCAGAAGCACTCTCCCCACTGTAACcagaacaaaaataataatcctACTTTAACCATGAGTTTCGGAGTCTTCCATAACCCTTTAGATTGGATCAATTTTCAAGCAAGTTACATGTCACCTTTTAGAGTAAGCTCCATTAGCGGATGCTCCAGAGTTTTTTCCTGTAATCATGTTGAGACTTCCCAAGCTTCCTCTTGATCTTTTGATCGGCAACTTTTCCTTCACTTCAGATTGTTTAGTAGCATCACCCTCACTCGTATCCCCCTTCATAAAAAGAACCTCTCAGTTATGATcccacaataaaaaaataaaaataaaaattatgagaCGCAATCTCACAGAAGCTTTCGGCCATTCCATTTGGAGACGACATAGCATAGGGGCTATATTGATAAGACCCTTGATACAGAACGAAAGAAATGATCAACAGTCACACCATTTCAGTAGATAGCTCATAGAAATCAAATATCGTTACCTGAGGAACTGAAGGATGGCCGTACATGCCACCCGGGGGATACATTGTAACGTACGGATGAGGTGGAGTTCCATAAGGAGGCATCACATGCTGCAAAAAAAAGTTCACATACAGCAATCAATCAAAGCTACAATTGATAAAGAGCTGGACTCAGAGCAAGAACAGTTTCCGAAGCATGCAAATATCAAATCAAACGCTAGAACTCATGTAAAACAAAGTTCAATTAGCCATTTTTCAACTTACAAGAAATCTAAAAAACTGATATACACATCAGGATGAAAGCCGATGAAAGTAGAAACAGAGAGTTTACCTGAACCCCCCCCACATGTAAGGGTGAGGTTGGGGACTTGATGCTACAAAACCATGAGGCGGCATAGAAGAATACGCCTGTCAACCAGACCAATCTGGAGTAGCCACGCCAGCACTCACAGCGGAAGAAGGTTCCTGCAAAGACAGAATGTTGCAAATTAAAGTAAGTTTTCTTATGATGTGGAAGTAGAGAAGGGCAATGGCAAAACCtgtgaaggaggaggaggaggaagcgtTTTAGGTTCCTTATCTGAACTTGATTTCTGCATCTCATTGCTAGCCATTTTATCACACACTCACACCAATTTTATAAACAGCCAGCGAGAGTTACGTTACCTACAAGATGAACTGAACACTCAGCTAGCTCACGACAAAGATCTACTTTAATGCATAAAGTTGAACTGCTATCAACAATAAGTTTATGGTTAGGAAAAATATATTGATAGAATTATATTCATTGACAAATAGGTAagcaaatgttatttttttcatcAGGATCGACATAaccattttaaatatgtataatctatatactattattgcaaataaactatatatagctggaattatatatatcttatgtaaGTGAATGAATACTTGTACTAATCTAGAAATTTCCAATTATTAGGACTGCATATGGGTTAACCCAAGAAGTATATAGGCTTAGgagataaaattaaaactaagagggtgagaaatataaataaagaaagaCATAAGGGTGAGAAATGAAATAAAGAAGAAACAGAGCTCTGTTTTAGCCCTCTTTCAAAGTTGAAAGTCTTTGAAGGCAGTCTCCGTCTCCACCGCAATGGCTTCTCCGGAACCAGACCCAGACACCGTAAACGAAGCGACACACCACAAAACCCTAGCGGAATCCTCATTCACTTCCGGCGACTTGACATCAGCCCTAAACCACGCGCGCAAAGCCCTCATCTTGTCTCCGAACACGGAAGGCGTATCCTCCATGGTCACCGCCTTCGAAACCATCATCTCCGCTTCCGGAGATGCCCCGGAGTGGTACAAGATTCTAAAGGTAGATCCTTTCTCTCATATGAACGCCATAAAGCCACAGTACAGGAAGCTAGCTTTGGTGTTGCATCCTGATAAGAATCCGTATGCTGGGTGTGAGGAAGGGTTTAGGCTTGTGAATGAGGCTTTTAAGGTTTTGGAAGATAGGGTTAGGAGGAGTGAGTATGATATGAAGCTGAGGGTTAGGATTCAGGGCGAGATTGCTACTTGTGGTGAAACGTCGACGTTTTCGGCCGTTTGTACTTCCAAGATTATAACTTATagtaggaagaggaagaagcgtGTTGGTGAGGGTAGTGAGAGTCTAAGAGGAGTGCGGGTGGAGGAGGCAGAAGCTTTGGATGCAACTAAGAGTTTGGATGAAGGGATGATGACTTTAGCAGAAATGCAATCAGTGCTAAAGAGAAATAAACAGAAAAACATCATTACAGAAGCAAAGATGGGAAGGGAGACGCAGGAGATCTCTTCAGGTGATGAAACTTTGATGGAGATGAGTACTAACAAGGAGAATGGTAAGCGAGAAGCTttaaagaataagaagaagaagaagaagaaaacaaaccaCAAGGAGTTAGGTGAGATAGTGGAAGATGAGGATTCTGAATTGTATGATTTTGATAAAGAGAAGATGCCGAGGAGCTTCAAGAAAGGGCAGGTTTGGGCGGTATACGATGACAACGTGCCTCGGTGTTACTGTTTGGTAAATGAAGTCGTCTCTGTGAACCCTTTCAAGGTGTGGATAAGCTGGTTGGATTACGAGAGCGAGAAACTCATCTCTTGGATGAAGAACAGCTCTTGTGGGAGGTTCCGTGTTTCAGAGAAAGCTTTGATCGAGCATGTGAAACTCTTCTCTCACGTTGTCAACTGCGAGAGGGTTGCACGAGAAGTATACCAAGTATATCCCATGAAAGGCTCGGTCTGGGCTGTCTACTCAGAGACAGATACAGGtcagaagagaagaaagactaAGCACTATGAGGTTGTCGTGTGTTTGACTATGTATAGCGATGCGTACGGTTTGAGTGTGGCGTATTTGGAGAAGGTTAATGACGACTTGTTCAAGAGACGGGACTACGGGTGTAATGCGGTCAGGTGGGTTGAGAAAGAAGATGTTGCGGGCTTGCTCTCTCATCAGATTCCGGCTAAGAAGCTGCAGGAAGATCAATGTGGAGCTGGTGTGAGAGAGTCTTGGGTTCTTGATCTTGCTTCTGTTCCTCCTGATTTGGTTTCTGCCACTTAGTAAGAAcatagatgtttttttttcttttggatctTTTCATCGTGATAAAAGAGAACAAAGCAACTCATGTCAAACATTTTTATCACCAAGATTATTATTTAGTTGTATATTCATATAtgccaaaatttaaatattttacagCAAAGTTGACATTTTGTCTTAAACCTTGTTTTATTACAGAACACATCTAAGCAGATGTCCTAATAACATTGCACTTTTCTCAAGAGTAAGTTTTAAGTTATGCTTAAAAGAACGTAGAAAGAGGATGAATGGCTTTTCTTTTTACGGTTTGGTGTTTAGATTCATTTTGGTTTCTCTTAAAAATTGTGAAAGATTGTGAGATCATGACGTAAGGTACAAGTAAAATAAAGCAGTTCAGAACTAAATAATATGGATCATCATAACCATGTTCTTGAACTTGGATGAAACTATTGGAGAGGTTTTCAAGATTTGAGACAcccatataatatttattattatttcatatcAATAGTACTTTGGTAACAAACTTAATGCATAGAAGGATCAAGAACTTGACCAAGGAACAGAACCAGGCCGCTTCTGTACTCTTTGACAAGGAAGAGAAACGGATGGTCAGCCACAAAGTCGTACTTTTTTTGCGGACGTAAAATACCTCCACAAAAAGATACAGCGGTAGCAGCTGCAGCTTTCGTTCCCACTTCGTCGACCTCAATGCAAGCCTTGTGGACAATCTTCTCCAGCGGCGTCTCCAAGCCTAAACCCTTGAGAGCCTTTGAGACATCGAAATCAAAACCGAATTTAAACGTTGGAATCTTGACTTCTCCAATACTTACACACTGGCCAGGAATATAGCCATTCAAGAAACCACGACAAGAAGATAGGCTCTCCAGCATTGCATGCAACCCATCTTTGTCATCAGGCAGACAGATTTGCATCGAGAAACGATTGTCTTCTAAATAATTGCTTCCTCCTCTGTATGGTAAATGAAGGACTTTGAAACCTTGGTAGACTTCAAGACGGTGTTTGTAAGAGGCGTATGCGGACATGAAAGGCACGCGTAGTTTAGTTCCATCAAGACGGTGAAAGTCTGAATCTTTTGTTAGCGATGGATTAAATTCTTCATCCCATCTTCCATGGAAGAAGAGAGCATTAGCAAATATGAGATCAGTCTCTGGAGAAGCAAAGCTTAGGAGATCAGTGATGAGTCCTCTTGTCTGATTCTCGACCCATGCATTTACTTCTTCAACCACTTCATCAGCCtttcaaaaccaaaaacaaaaacatagaaAAGCTAGCTATCAATATATGTGGTTTCAAAGGTGGGCAAAAAATTCAACCTGTATTTGTTTTGATTCAATCCCAAAAATCCAGATatcagaaacaaaacaaatagtAATTCCACAAGGCCTGCAGCATTCACATATCTTACCATTTAAAGGAGCCAGCTGGTGGCCAGTTGGATTCGAAACCCGGGTCCGCATTGGGGCCGAAGCTCCCTCAAGACCACTGGGCCGTCCTAGCTAGTTGGTTAAACTGATTTTTAGAAGACTAGTTTGGTTTCAGACACTAGAGTTAGGTTGTGTGAAAAGTTATACCTTTGTGCCAAAATCAACTTGGTTGAAATTAGCCTTGTACGTATTCTCTACGAGACTTGTGAAACAAGGCTCGACAGGGAGAGACTTGTCCATCCAGACGCCGTTAGCCACCGAGATCGTTGGACCGCCGGTTGCGGTGCTGTCGGCTAGGACGTCAGTTATGACCTTGGAAGAGACGGCATTAAGCTCAGTAATAGAAGAAGCTTGCAGTAAAGAGAGAATATGATTTGCAGTAGATCCGCCTGACTTGACAGCGAGGAAGCTGAGGATGACATTGATTGACGCAGGTGAAAACACGAGGTTGGAGGTTTTCGCGTCAGTGGTGGCGATCACATGCTTAGCAAAATTCAGAACGATCTCGTTTTGCTTCCCTACCGATGTTTGCAGGTCCATATTTTTAAGGCGTGGTGAGACGGTAACTACGAAAGCAGAGGTTAGGATGAAGGTAGGTAAAAGACTTATCTTCCACAATCTTATTTACATAAAGCTTGTAATATAGATTTCCAAATTCAAAATAGTTTACTTAAAAACTTAaaaggaaaattgtttttttaaaggaaaaaaatcttaaataaatattcacttcctttttattcattaaatagggttaataataagttaataacattaaaaaaataatcaaaatttaatttaaatgaatcTTAACTTGAAAAAATTTAATTCTAAACtggaaatataaatttaaagccaaaaatagtgtatcttttTTAAACAGAATCAGCAGAAATTAGGAATGCTAAACTTAACTTGAGAAAATTAAATTCTAAACtggaaatataaatttaaaccaaaagtagtctattttattaatttgaaagATTTATACTATCTTAGTGAATAAAATAGTGAAAAGATTTATACTATCTTAGTGAATAAGATTTTCTTAATTATcctaatgaataaaataatgaaaatatttattaatttgaaaatatttatactatCCAAAAGATTTGATAATTTGAAAGATTTATACTATCTTAGTGAATAAGATTTTCTTAATTATCCTaatgaataaaatatgaaaGGATTTGGATTTAAAGCAAacaatttacaaatttttaaataacaattaaaattacatccataatttatatattttaaattttatataattttatttaaaattttcttccttatttattttaattaaatttctaaaatttaagttttgattttaaaaatccaATCAATATtctatatagattttttaattcaaatattgAAAACttagataaaaattatttatgaaaaatgtcatttttatttttgtttcatgtgTATAAGtttatatctatcttattaaaactcaagtacaaattaggtttgtttgaaaacatgtatagcaatttttttaaaaaagtttgtttgTAAACATagattgtagttttaaaaaacagtttgtttggaaacatggattgcagtttttaaaaagaggtttgtttggaaacatagattgtAGTTTTAAGAAATATGTttatttggaaacatggatagcagtatattaagagaaaaaaaagtaatggacttatatttttaagaaaatttggaagtccattatattatgagaaactatctatctgatacctaatcgggttcggttcaggtctgtttgggtttcgggtaTCGGGTTTCCGGGGTCATAAATTTCAGCCTCATTcgaatatttctaaatttcagttCGGGTTCGCTTCAGAtttttgcgggttcggttcgagttcggataacccatttaaattatttttaaaattcattatatatttatatactttaaatttctcaaaaactataaacaaaataatatattaagtataaattttaataacatatgtcagaatacttaaacttaacatataaaatattttagttcaaatatttgtattgagaatcaataattattttataagtatttttggagttttaagtatacttttactatttatatatttactactgattatttgtatatattttcaagtatttaaaccatcttaaaagtatcatatatattctagatgtttttatatattaaatctaaaaataataaatatatataaatatataaatatatttcggatacattcgggtacccggaatagttcggttcggatcggattcggtttcggttctccaaaaaccaaaattttgaataattcagatatttaatcaatttcggtttgaGTTTGGTACTCCTTTTTCGGATCAagatcggttcggttcttcatATTCGGATATTTTGCATATCTCTTATATTATTGAcataaaaacaaacataaacatatttttgaaaaatataaccGCGCGAGTCCGCGGGTCAAAGTCtaatttaagttttaaatttcaacCATACAAGCATGGTCTAGTGGTATTGTGGGCTTGGAAAGATGCTAAGCACCTGAGATTCAAAACCTACCAAACTCAAATTTAACCCATTTGTGTGGCCATGCCACATGGATATCTAATTCTCATTGCCAAAAAGATgttaatatattcatattttacatCATATTTTGCATTTGTGAAAGGTAACAAACGGTAAAAAATAGTTATgttcaaaatttcaaacctaTTTATTATGGTGTGCCCCATGTTGCAATGCTTGCTAGATTGCATCATTGCTCTCTCACCAAATTTCGGCCAAAAACTTGCCGGAAGATCAATCTGAAGCCGGTGTGAGAAAGTCTTGGGTGACCGATCTTGTTTATGCTCCTCGTGGTTTGCTTTCTGCCACTTAGTAAAACATACatgcttcttcttttcttttggatCTCTTCATCAACAAGCACCTCATGTCAAACATTTTTATCACCAAGATTAtttagtcttttctttttgattaaTTGGGGTATCACATGCTTATAAAAGGTTCAAACTAATTCTGAAAAAAATGCAGTTCATGAAGAATTTTTCTTCAAGTAATTAAATGGGACGAAagtatattctttttcttttagtttttcttagttgtATTTGCCAAAGTTAATTTAAATGTTTCCAGCAAATGTAGTTCTATTATAAAACACACGTCTAATCACCACGCGCATGTGAAACAGGTTCAAGAAATAGTCGAAAGCAGATGTCCTCATGATATTGAGTAACTTTTATGTTATGTGTAAAAGAAAGTAGAAGAACATGAATGACTTTTCTTTTACAATTTGGTGTTTAGACCATTTCGGTTTCTCTTAGAAATCTGAAAGATTATGAGATCAATGACGCAAGGAACAAGTGACAAAAAGTAGTTCAGATCATGTTCTTGGACCTAGGTAAAACTATTAGGAGGGGTTTTCAAGATTTGTGATATCAATACAACATTTATTATTAAGTCATATTTGATTGTTTTTGAAAACTTGGGATAAAAGTTTCAAATGGTCACTGGAATCCACAAAAGAGTAATAATAATAGTACTTTCGAAACAAACTTAATGCATAGAAGGATCAAGAACTTGACCAAGGAACATAACCAGGCCGCTTCTGTATTCTTTGACAAGGAAGAGAAACGGATGGTCAGCCACGAAGTCGTACTTCTTTCGCAGTTGGAAACGACCGCCATTAGCGGATGCTCCAGAGTTTTTTCATGTAATCATGTTGAGACTTCCCAAGCTTCCTCTTGATCTTTTGATCGGAAATTTTTCCTTCACTTCAGATTGTTTAGTAGCATCACCCTCACTCGTATCCCCCTTCATAAAAAGAACCTCTCAGTTATGAtcccacaataaaaaaaaaattaaaaattatgagaCGCAATCTCACAGAAGCTTCGGCCATTCCATTTTGAGAAGGCATAGCATAGGGGCTATATTGATAAGACCCCTGATACATAACGAAAGAAATGATCAACAGTCACACCATTTCAATAGATAGCTCATAGAAATCAAATATTGTTACCGGAGGCATTGAAGGATGGCCGTACATGCCACCTGGGGGATACATTGTAACGTACGGATGAGGTGGAGTTCCATAAGGAGGCATCACATGCTGCAAAAAAAAGTTCACATACAGCAATCAATCAAAGCTACAATTGATAAAGAGCTGGACTCAGAGCAAGAACAGTTTCCGAAGCATGCAAATATCAAATCAAACGCTAGAACTCATGTAAAACAAAGTTCAATTAGCCATTTTTCAACTTACAAGAAATCTAAAAAACTGATATACACATGATAGGCCATTACGTGTATACACAAGGAGAGCGAGAAGAGTAAGGCgtgaagatattgaagaatGAAGGAGTTACTTGGAGTTAAAGAAAGAAGATATTTTCATTAATCGAATAATAATGTACTTGGGCCTTATGTATAAAAGGACCCAATAGGATTACAATACGGTTACGCATACATTTGGTAGTGTCATTGGCTTGTGATCTCAAGAGAGATACAAGATTATACTTGGCTTAATCCTCCGCCTGTGGAGATTAAGAGGGGTGGTTGGGCGGTTATTCTTGAATATACACCAAAGTTCTTATCAAATTGGTTGCGGTGAGCGATCTGGAGAGAACGATCGCGATGAATCACGATGACGAGACCGACGATTCCGTCGGGGAATATCGACGTGCTCTCGGCGCAAGTAGCGGAGCAACGCGAGACGAGCGCACAGATGAGAGGAAGTATCGAAGAGATTCGATCTTCGATGACCGAGCTAGAGCAGAGACTGGATCTGAAGTTTGAGGCGATCTTGAAAAAGCTTGATAAGCGTCCGATGGAGGAGGTGATCACACATCAGAGTCCGATCGTCCTTTCACGAGAACATCAGGTACCGATCTCTAACTTGGAACCTGGCCGTAGCTATAGAGATTCGGAGGGAACGGTTAGATTTCCGATGATGGATAGTCGTGAGAGTGTATTGAGGAAAATAGAGCTTCCGATTTTTTCGGGAGAAGATGTTTACGGGTGGATCGCTTTGGCGGAACGTTTTTTCCGAATTGGGGGTTATGGTGAGCTGATGAAGATTGAGTTGGTTTCAGTGAGTCTGAGTGGTGATGTTTTGAGTTGGTTCAAC
Protein-coding regions in this window:
- the LOC106450202 gene encoding bZIP transcription factor 16-like, whose translation is MPPYGTPPHPYVTMYPPGGMYGHPSVPQGLINIAPMLCRLQMEWPKASGDTSEGDATKQSEVKEKLPIKRSRGSLGSLNMITGKNSGASANGAYSKSGESASDGSSEGSDANTQNNSGSGQHDGKDGWFYDHFFHLESCLSRQRRKQSNRESARRSRLRKQAECDELAQRAEVLNEENASLREEINKLRSQCEELTSENTSLKDQLLSFHTLEGVNMDKDEQEPPDTNQTGVAETKADSYKDSK
- the LOC106447314 gene encoding uncharacterized protein LOC106447314, whose product is MASPEPDPDTVNEATHHKTLAESSFTSGDLTSALNHARKALILSPNTEGVSSMVTAFETIISASGDAPEWYKILKVDPFSHMNAIKPQYRKLALVLHPDKNPYAGCEEGFRLVNEAFKVLEDRVRRSEYDMKLRVRIQGEIATCGETSTFSAVCTSKIITYSRKRKKRVGEGSESLRGVRVEEAEALDATKSLDEGMMTLAEMQSVLKRNKQKNIITEAKMGRETQEISSGDETLMEMSTNKENGKREALKNKKKKKKKTNHKELGEIVEDEDSELYDFDKEKMPRSFKKGQVWAVYDDNVPRCYCLVNEVVSVNPFKVWISWLDYESEKLISWMKNSSCGRFRVSEKALIEHVKLFSHVVNCERVAREVYQVYPMKGSVWAVYSETDTGQKRRKTKHYEVVVCLTMYSDAYGLSVAYLEKVNDDLFKRRDYGCNAVRWVEKEDVAGLLSHQIPAKKLQEDQCGAGVRESWVLDLASVPPDLVSAT
- the LOC106447315 gene encoding serpin-ZX-like, producing MDLQTSVGKQNEIVLNFAKHVIATTDAKTSNLVFSPASINVILSFLAVKSGGSTANHILSLLQASSITELNAVSSKVITDVLADSTATGGPTISVANGVWMDKSLPVEPCFTSLVENTYKANFNQVDFGTKADEVVEEVNAWVENQTRGLITDLLSFASPETDLIFANALFFHGRWDEEFNPSLTKDSDFHRLDGTKLRVPFMSAYASYKHRLEVYQGFKVLHLPYRGGSNYLEDNRFSMQICLPDDKDGLHAMLESLSSCRGFLNGYIPGQCVSIGEVKIPTFKFGFDFDVSKALKGLGLETPLEKIVHKACIEVDEVGTKAAAATAVSFCGGILRPQKKYDFVADHPFLFLVKEYRSGLVLFLGQVLDPSMH